One segment of Meriones unguiculatus strain TT.TT164.6M chromosome 3, Bangor_MerUng_6.1, whole genome shotgun sequence DNA contains the following:
- the LOC110550763 gene encoding cytochrome P450 4A11-like isoform X1: protein MSISSLSPTRFLESTSGLLQVAFLTGLLLLLFKIAQHHLCRQWLFEMLHQFPSPPSHWLFGHYLKLKEDQELQWHLRYAKKFPGAYVYWIWGSKAFIHIYDPDYMKVILGRSDPKADVYRLLIPWTGRGLFFLNGHKWFQHRQMLTPAFHFNILKASVGTMADSVQVMLDRWEQLACQDTSLEIFHHISLMMLDTIMKCAFSYQGSVQLERDSHAYLQAVSDLGTLIPSRMRNAFLQNDIIYNLTSDGQRTKRAYQIAHEHTDQVIKLRKAQLHGEESLEELKGKKQLDFLDILLFSRTEDGNSLSDKELRAEVDSLMFGGHDTPASGISWVFYALAIHPEHQQRCREELQSLLGDGAPITWEHLDKMPYTTMCIKEALRLYPPVPAVGRELSTPVTFPDGRSLPKGVTVLLNFYVLHRDPKVWPNPEVFDPSRFARDSVRHSHAYLPFSGGSRNCIGKQFAMNELKVAVALTLLRFELLPDPTRIPIPVNQLVLKSKNGIYLHLRKLQ from the exons ATGAGTATCTCCTCACTGAGCCCCACCAGATTTCTGGAAAGCACCTCTGGGCTCCTCCAAGTGGCCTTtctgactggcctgcttctgctgctgttcAAGATAGCACAACACCACCTGTGCAGACAATGGCTGTTCGAAATGCTTCATCAGTTCCCATCTCCGCCCTCCCACTGGCTCTTTGGCCATTATTTAAAG TTGAAAGAGGACCAGGAGCTGCAATGGCATTTAAGATATGCAAAGAAATTCCCAGGTGCCTATGTCTACTGGATATGGGGGAGCAAAGCCTTCATCCATATCTACGACCCTGACTACATGAAAGTGATTCTGGGAAGATCAG ACCCAAAGGCTGACGTCTACAGACTCTTGATCCCTTGGACTG GACGTGGTTTATTCTTTTTGAACGGGCATAAGTGGTTCCAGCATCGTCAGATGTTGACCCCAGCTTTCCACTTTAACATCCTGAAGGCCTCTGTGGGGACCATGGCAGACTCTGTGCAAGTGATGCtg GACAGATGGGAGCAGCTCGCCTGCCAAGACACCTCTCTAGAGATCTTTCACCACATCTCGTTGATGATGCTGGACACCATTATGAAGTGTGCCTTCAGTTACCAGGGCAGTGTGCAGCTGGAGAG GGATTCTCATGCGTACCTCCAGGCTGTTAGTGACCTGGGCACCCTAATACCTTCCCGTATGAGGAACGCCTTCCTCCAGAACGACATTATCTACAATCTGACTTCTGACGGCCAAAGGACCAAACGTGCCTATCAGATTGCCCATGAACACAcag ACCAAGTGATCAAGCTGAGAAAGGCTCAGCTGCATGGCGAGGAATCACTGGAGGAgctcaaaggaaagaaacaattggatttcCTGGACATCCTTCTGTTTTCCAGA ACAGAGGATGGGAACAGCTTGTCTGACAAAGAGCTGCGTGCTGAGGTAGACTCACTCATGTTTGGGGGTCACGATACACCAGCCAGTGGTATCTCCTGGGTCTTCTATGCTTTGGCCATACATCCTGAGCACcagcagagatgcagagaggagCTCCAGAGCCTCCTAGGGGATGGAGCACCCATCACATG GGAGCACCTGGATAAGATGCCCTACACCACCATGTGCATCAAGGAGGCTCTGAGGCTCTACCCACCTGTACCAGCTGTGGGCAGAGAGCTCAGCACGCCTGTCACCTTTCCCGATGGACGCTCCTTACCCAAAG GTGTCACAGTTCTGCTCAACTTTTATGTCCTTCACCGCGACCCAAAAGTGTGGCCAAATCCAGAG GTGTTCGATCCTTCCCGGTTTGCAAGGGATTCTGTGAGACACAGCCATGCTTACCTGCCCTTCTCAGGAGGATCAAG GAACTGCATTGGGAAGCAATTTGCCATGAATGAGCTTAAGGTGGCTGTGGCCTTGACCCTGCTCCGCTTTGAACTACTGCCAGATCCCACCAGGATTCCCATCCCTGTTAACCAACTTGTACTGAAGAGCAAGAATGGGATCTACCTGCATCTTAGGAAGCTCCAGTAG
- the LOC110550763 gene encoding cytochrome P450 4A11-like isoform X2, with the protein MSISSLSPTRFLESTSGLLQVAFLTGLLLLLFKIAQHHLCRQWLFEMLHQFPSPPSHWLFGHYLKLKEDQELQWHLRYAKKFPGAYVYWIWGSKAFIHIYDPDYMKVILGRSGRGLFFLNGHKWFQHRQMLTPAFHFNILKASVGTMADSVQVMLDRWEQLACQDTSLEIFHHISLMMLDTIMKCAFSYQGSVQLERDSHAYLQAVSDLGTLIPSRMRNAFLQNDIIYNLTSDGQRTKRAYQIAHEHTDQVIKLRKAQLHGEESLEELKGKKQLDFLDILLFSRTEDGNSLSDKELRAEVDSLMFGGHDTPASGISWVFYALAIHPEHQQRCREELQSLLGDGAPITWEHLDKMPYTTMCIKEALRLYPPVPAVGRELSTPVTFPDGRSLPKGVTVLLNFYVLHRDPKVWPNPEVFDPSRFARDSVRHSHAYLPFSGGSRNCIGKQFAMNELKVAVALTLLRFELLPDPTRIPIPVNQLVLKSKNGIYLHLRKLQ; encoded by the exons ATGAGTATCTCCTCACTGAGCCCCACCAGATTTCTGGAAAGCACCTCTGGGCTCCTCCAAGTGGCCTTtctgactggcctgcttctgctgctgttcAAGATAGCACAACACCACCTGTGCAGACAATGGCTGTTCGAAATGCTTCATCAGTTCCCATCTCCGCCCTCCCACTGGCTCTTTGGCCATTATTTAAAG TTGAAAGAGGACCAGGAGCTGCAATGGCATTTAAGATATGCAAAGAAATTCCCAGGTGCCTATGTCTACTGGATATGGGGGAGCAAAGCCTTCATCCATATCTACGACCCTGACTACATGAAAGTGATTCTGGGAAGATCAG GACGTGGTTTATTCTTTTTGAACGGGCATAAGTGGTTCCAGCATCGTCAGATGTTGACCCCAGCTTTCCACTTTAACATCCTGAAGGCCTCTGTGGGGACCATGGCAGACTCTGTGCAAGTGATGCtg GACAGATGGGAGCAGCTCGCCTGCCAAGACACCTCTCTAGAGATCTTTCACCACATCTCGTTGATGATGCTGGACACCATTATGAAGTGTGCCTTCAGTTACCAGGGCAGTGTGCAGCTGGAGAG GGATTCTCATGCGTACCTCCAGGCTGTTAGTGACCTGGGCACCCTAATACCTTCCCGTATGAGGAACGCCTTCCTCCAGAACGACATTATCTACAATCTGACTTCTGACGGCCAAAGGACCAAACGTGCCTATCAGATTGCCCATGAACACAcag ACCAAGTGATCAAGCTGAGAAAGGCTCAGCTGCATGGCGAGGAATCACTGGAGGAgctcaaaggaaagaaacaattggatttcCTGGACATCCTTCTGTTTTCCAGA ACAGAGGATGGGAACAGCTTGTCTGACAAAGAGCTGCGTGCTGAGGTAGACTCACTCATGTTTGGGGGTCACGATACACCAGCCAGTGGTATCTCCTGGGTCTTCTATGCTTTGGCCATACATCCTGAGCACcagcagagatgcagagaggagCTCCAGAGCCTCCTAGGGGATGGAGCACCCATCACATG GGAGCACCTGGATAAGATGCCCTACACCACCATGTGCATCAAGGAGGCTCTGAGGCTCTACCCACCTGTACCAGCTGTGGGCAGAGAGCTCAGCACGCCTGTCACCTTTCCCGATGGACGCTCCTTACCCAAAG GTGTCACAGTTCTGCTCAACTTTTATGTCCTTCACCGCGACCCAAAAGTGTGGCCAAATCCAGAG GTGTTCGATCCTTCCCGGTTTGCAAGGGATTCTGTGAGACACAGCCATGCTTACCTGCCCTTCTCAGGAGGATCAAG GAACTGCATTGGGAAGCAATTTGCCATGAATGAGCTTAAGGTGGCTGTGGCCTTGACCCTGCTCCGCTTTGAACTACTGCCAGATCCCACCAGGATTCCCATCCCTGTTAACCAACTTGTACTGAAGAGCAAGAATGGGATCTACCTGCATCTTAGGAAGCTCCAGTAG